The Sphingomonas sanxanigenens DSM 19645 = NX02 genome includes a region encoding these proteins:
- a CDS encoding GH39 family glycosyl hydrolase, producing MFRPMAALAALAMLGGPTHGAQAQTEAQAEPARPVTIDVDAGTTVGSLPPVWRFFGADEPNYATMKDGRKLLSELGKLKSGQVYFRAHNLLSSGDGTPAFKWGSTNAYTETEDGKPVYDWTIVDGIIDTYLARGVRPYLQIGFTPEAMSSASAGTPYQHLWRPGFDYGLVATGWAYPPRDYEKWGELVYQWTRHNVERYGAEEVATWYFEVWNEANSPYYWKGSPEDFYKLHDHAIAGVRRALPNARVGGADTAGPGGSFMDGFLKHVSSGRNHATGETGTPTDFLSFHAKGRPTFVDGHVRMGLATHLRGTDEGFTKMLSVPSLATKPVVIGESDPEGCAACPGPQNAYRNGTMYSSYTAASFARIWELAAKRKVNLEGVLSWSFEFEDQPWFAGYRQLSTNGVDLPVLNVFRMFAQLGETRLKAASDAQVPLESVMKDGVLGAADIGTIATRTADGKVALLVWHYHDDDVAGPDAAVTIALRGLKAAPATAQLWRVDRDHGNAFAAWQKMGSPQSPDEKQYGQLEAASRMQAEALTVKKAARGAATLEMRLPRQGVALVVLDAK from the coding sequence ATGTTCAGGCCGATGGCGGCGCTTGCCGCGCTGGCGATGCTGGGTGGGCCGACCCATGGCGCCCAAGCGCAGACCGAGGCGCAGGCGGAGCCGGCGCGCCCGGTGACGATCGATGTCGATGCGGGCACGACGGTGGGCAGCCTGCCGCCGGTCTGGCGCTTCTTCGGCGCCGACGAGCCCAATTATGCGACGATGAAGGACGGCCGCAAACTGCTGTCCGAACTCGGCAAGCTCAAATCCGGCCAGGTCTATTTCCGCGCGCACAACCTGCTGAGCAGCGGCGACGGCACGCCTGCGTTCAAATGGGGCAGCACCAACGCCTATACCGAGACCGAGGACGGCAAGCCGGTCTATGACTGGACGATCGTCGACGGCATCATCGACACCTATCTCGCGCGCGGCGTGCGCCCTTACCTGCAGATCGGCTTCACGCCCGAGGCGATGTCGTCCGCCTCCGCGGGCACGCCCTACCAGCATCTCTGGCGGCCGGGCTTCGATTATGGGCTGGTCGCCACCGGCTGGGCCTATCCGCCCAGGGATTATGAGAAGTGGGGCGAACTGGTCTATCAATGGACCCGCCACAATGTGGAGCGCTATGGCGCCGAAGAGGTCGCCACCTGGTATTTCGAGGTGTGGAACGAAGCCAACTCGCCCTATTACTGGAAGGGCAGCCCCGAGGATTTCTACAAGCTGCACGACCATGCGATCGCCGGCGTGCGCCGTGCGCTGCCCAACGCGCGGGTCGGCGGCGCGGATACCGCGGGGCCCGGCGGCAGCTTCATGGACGGTTTCCTCAAGCATGTGTCGTCGGGCCGCAACCATGCGACCGGGGAGACCGGTACGCCCACCGACTTCCTGTCCTTCCACGCCAAGGGCAGGCCGACCTTCGTCGACGGCCATGTCCGCATGGGGCTCGCCACCCATCTGCGCGGCACCGATGAGGGCTTCACCAAGATGCTCTCGGTGCCGTCGCTCGCGACCAAGCCGGTGGTGATCGGAGAGAGCGATCCGGAAGGCTGCGCCGCCTGCCCGGGGCCGCAGAACGCCTATCGCAACGGCACCATGTATTCGAGCTACACCGCCGCGAGCTTCGCGCGGATCTGGGAACTGGCGGCGAAGCGCAAGGTCAACCTGGAAGGGGTGCTGTCATGGTCGTTCGAGTTCGAGGACCAGCCCTGGTTCGCCGGCTATCGCCAGCTCTCCACCAACGGCGTCGACCTGCCGGTGCTCAACGTGTTCCGGATGTTCGCGCAACTGGGTGAGACCAGGCTTAAGGCGGCGAGCGACGCGCAGGTGCCGCTGGAATCGGTGATGAAGGACGGCGTGCTCGGCGCCGCGGACATCGGCACGATCGCGACGCGCACGGCGGACGGCAAGGTCGCCCTGCTCGTCTGGCATTATCATGACGACGATGTCGCGGGCCCCGACGCGGCGGTGACGATCGCGCTCAGGGGATTGAAGGCAGCACCCGCCACCGCGCAGCTTTGGCGGGTCGATCGCGACCATGGCAACGCCTTCGCCGCATGGCAGAAGATGGGGTCGCCGCAATCGCCCGACGAGAAGCAATATGGGCAGCTGGAGGCGGCGTCGCGGATGCAGGCGGAGGCGCTGACGGTGAAGAAGGCCGCACGCGGGGCGGCGACGCTGGAGATGCGGCTGC
- a CDS encoding glycosyltransferase family 61 protein gives MAVSNSIYTKHLVRAVPPRGVVPVHLLVGEEHRQLDVGRPMDFNDITLLSGAACSKRTEDFGALGPRTLAKRSISQWGRPIEAGYFFDTRYKEPNNVSHLLMDIVPLCLCVKAAVPDARFIFRPLAPRFRELLEHFGIEPVSTYRPVRGRQLSFRLSRGLSQYEITGSFDAPVYSYTGEVYGDYIEERAGPAKIFVSRRGPRSPVNAGELDAFLEDRGFRIVYLEDHPIAEQIALMQGADEVVAIHGAAIAYLALKARTRTFVELMPPHVYHDHFAIGIGHKVSNFYQLIPSFDDDVQFSGWPAIFGHKQQPFSVNLGQLGLALDS, from the coding sequence ATGGCCGTCTCCAATTCCATCTACACCAAGCATCTCGTCCGTGCGGTGCCGCCGCGCGGCGTGGTGCCGGTGCATCTCCTGGTCGGCGAGGAGCACAGGCAGCTCGACGTCGGCCGGCCGATGGACTTCAACGACATCACCCTCCTTTCCGGCGCCGCCTGTTCGAAGCGGACGGAGGATTTCGGCGCATTGGGGCCCCGGACGCTCGCCAAAAGGTCGATCAGCCAGTGGGGCCGGCCGATCGAGGCCGGCTATTTCTTCGACACGCGCTACAAGGAACCGAACAACGTCTCGCACCTGCTGATGGACATCGTTCCGCTGTGCCTGTGCGTGAAGGCGGCGGTGCCCGATGCCCGCTTCATCTTCCGCCCGCTGGCACCGCGCTTCCGCGAACTGCTGGAGCATTTCGGCATCGAACCCGTGAGCACCTATCGCCCGGTGCGCGGCCGGCAGCTCAGCTTCCGCCTCTCGCGCGGGCTTTCGCAATATGAGATCACGGGCAGCTTCGACGCGCCGGTCTATTCCTATACCGGCGAGGTCTATGGCGATTATATCGAGGAGCGGGCGGGCCCCGCGAAGATCTTCGTCTCGCGCCGCGGCCCGCGGTCACCGGTCAATGCCGGCGAACTCGACGCCTTCCTCGAGGATCGCGGCTTCCGCATTGTCTATCTGGAGGATCACCCGATCGCCGAGCAGATCGCGCTGATGCAGGGCGCGGACGAGGTGGTGGCGATCCACGGCGCGGCGATCGCCTATCTCGCGCTCAAGGCCCGCACCCGTACCTTCGTCGAGCTGATGCCGCCGCACGTCTATCACGATCATTTCGCGATCGGCATCGGCCACAAGGTGAGCAATTTCTACCAGCTCATCCCCAGCTTCGACGACGATGTGCAGTTCAGCGGCTGGCCGGCAATCTTCGGCCACAAGCAGCAGCCGTTCAGCGTGAACCTCGGGCAGCTCGGCCTCGCGCTGGACAGTTGA